DNA from Phragmites australis chromosome 16, lpPhrAust1.1, whole genome shotgun sequence:
CAAAGTCGGTACATGGTACTATACGAAAGCAACAATAGTAGTAATTCCAAATATGTCCAGCATTGTAATGGAAATCTGGAGTAAAGAATGTGGAGTCCAAAGAATGCCCTGAAGTACTAACTACCAGTTTTTTGTGATGCAAGTTGTATACTGTGATGTGCAGGTTCTGAACTTTTGCCTTGTGATCTTCAATGCAAGTTGTTTCCTAGTGCATTTTTGGCTGATCAACTTTTTTATGCTGATCCATCCAAAGCTTTGCTTCGTTTTGCTTTATTTTTCATGCGCCAAACCCTGCTTTATTCTCCAACAATTCAAAGCTGTTCAGTTGCATGAAATTCACAAGTGACAAGTATTATGGAACACAGATAGTACAGTACAGAGGCTGCgtgcacacatatatatatatatatatatattctattcTCTGCCGTTGCTCTTCTATCCCGGTCttccttgcttttttttttctttttctttcttgccTGGTCTGCGTCATTGACCGTCAATTTCAGCGGTGGCGAGCTGCATTGCGTGATGCGACGACGGCAGAAGCGTTCAAACGCGCGTGGACTTGGCAGGCAGGCCTTATACGGGCCGGCCCAGTAAAATCCTTGGACCATGGAAGCTTTCAAACAAAGTTGgaacgagttttttttttcttttttagaaaaatggAAAGTTGAAACGAGTTTGgatgtgtttttttttggaGCAAAGAGAGAGCTTTATTAGTTACTCAAATGATCATTACAATCGTGAGCAACTTAGTTGCTCACGATCGACACAGCTAGGAAAGCGATCACAATACCGCAGTATGGTTTAGACGCCTGCTAACTGTGCTAGCTCGTTTGCTACTACATTCTGCTGCTCTCATTACATGTTTGAACTCTATCATGGGGTAACTTTCCTGCAAATTCCAGGGCTTCATTTATTTATAACCAAGGCATGAGGCTGCAAATTCCCGCAAAGAGTTACTATCTACATATTACATTCCCTAGCAGAAAGACCAAATATACCCAACGTTTTTTGTTTAACCTAGTCGAGCAAGCGTTATGTATCCCAGAAGGGCAAGTCTCAGTGAAAATAACTAACCCTCAACCAAAACCCCGGTATCAAGAAAGGCATATCAAGGGTTTGAATATGCCAACTTgtctaactaaaaaaataacaatTACGTTTGACAAATATCACACATATTCGCATAAAGTTTAAAATAATAGTTAATCAAGAAGAAAATCTGATGGAAGATAGTTTTTCCCTGATCCCTTCTTCAAATCTTCCGAATCTCAGGGATAAGATTCCCTTTAAatggggtagatttgtaacccCTGTGTTTTAACATTTAGAAAATAGTTAAAATCCACTCCTTTTTaaaaatctaattattaaaccaatataaaatcaaggatatgtatatatatatatatatatattcaaatatattattttatctaagtatttcaaagaacaccaaatcaaattctaaattaatccttgcaataaattaagcatatgcattttggtttaattatTTTATGGTTTTTTAATGGAGATTTGAATCTAATTCTTATATTCATTTCAACTgaatttcaattaaatttaaatCTTTTGAATCCTAGGAGGAATCTCAAAATCAGACTGACTTTTGTGGGAAGGgctgcaacaaaacaacttgtGGGGAGAATTTTAAAATAAGACTGACTTTTGAGGGGGTTTTGCATCTTTCCCTAAAAACTAGGGCCACTTTGTCAATTAAACAAAAACGAATGGAGTAGATCAAAATAGTTTGAAATCTTGAACCGTATGATGCATGCAATCGAAATCCGGTCAACGGAACAAAGGGAGGCAGGCCTGGTCAGATCTGAGGTCTCCCTGCAACTAGGATTGGACCGCACCAAACCACTCCCGACCCGACCGGCCGAACCGAACCGCTCCAGTCCCGGTCCAGCCTTTtcctcctttcttccttcttccccACATCATCGGCTCGGCTCCGCTCCCGCAAGAAGAGGTGCCTCCGCCTCCGATCTCCTCCCTCcctgccgcctccgccgccacgAGGTCAGTCTctatccttccctttctctcGCTCGATCCGCCCTCGTCCCcaatctccctccctctctcccttcgcACGGCTTCCCCCTTAATCCAACCTACCTACCTACCTTCGCCTACGCGGACCCATCGCTCACCGCCTGcgtcttccccccccccccccccggccctaGGCGCTAGCTTGCTTGCCTCGtcgcttgcttgcttgcttccttcCGCTCGTAGCTACCTAGGGTTCGCCCGGCTTCGGTCTCCCTCACCTGGATCTCCCCCATTTCTAGGCTCCCTCGCCTCGACATGCCGCGCGATCCCGCTGTGCTTGCCACCACCTTCACCCGGTGTCCAGCATTCGCGGCCCTTCTTAGTCGCCTACCATGCTGGATGCTGCTGCCATCGCGGAAATGGCATGTTACTTTGTGATTTGTTTAAAAAGCTTCTCCTTTTAGGCTGCCTAGTGATGATGGACGGCTTAGGTCAACATTAATCTGCTACTGCAACTGTACCTAGCATGGCAGCATCAGTGTTACCTATTGCTGCGTTAGGGTAGGATTCTTGCGCCTGCGATAGGGCTGTCGCATGCTTATACCACATTTTCCGTGAGTCGTTCAAGTTTGCGCTAGCTGTCTTGCTCAGGTTCATTCAGTTCTTAATTCTTACTAGGCAAATATTCCACGTTCCCGCGCAATTCAGCGGTTAATTCCCAACTTCCAACCTAGTTTTTATGGCGTTACGGTACTGCAATAAATCATAAATCACACGGTGTCCAGCACGTTATTTGTTTGGACGTTTGCGTCATGTCAGCAGCAGACCATGCCACCGTAACAGTATTGAACCTCACCAGGATGGTACTAAAGGGGAAGGAGGTAAGCAGTCTGGACTAGAACGGAAAGCTGAGAAAATCTTATTATTCTTCACACCACTTGCTAATTGACTGGTGATCCTGAGTATTGACTGGACTGTGCAATTATTTGTACCTACAAAATCTACTCGGGAGAGTAACACTCGAGTAGGTTATGAATTCATGTAGTCTTACTCCGCACATATGGATTTTTTAAACAGGGTTGATGGAAAATTTCTCCCCGACGACTCTGCTCAATAGTATCTCCCACCTCGGTGTCTTAACATCTGATGGCTTGGCCACAAGATCCAAGCCTATCCAGAAGTATTGCCAAAATGTATATGATATCTCAAGCATTGTCAAACCCCTTGTAGAAGATCTGTGCAAGTCCCCTGAAGAGCAACTCAATGAGGTCTTAAGGGAGCTTGACACTGCTATCAATGAAGCTTCAGGGCTTATTGGAAACTGGCACCAGACAACCAGCAAAATTTATTTCGTAAGTACACATGAGTGAATTTAATATACTCAGCATTTCACTTATTCACTCTACTTTGAATATATTATGATTCAGAATGAAGTTACTCTTCATATATTTCTTCATCCATTGCATAGTATGACTATTTAGCCACTTGATGAGTGTCATAAAAGTTGCATAGCTAATGTCATTTGTCAAATCTTCCCTTGCTGATTCAGTAATGTTCTTATTACCTTCAATAGGGTTGGCAAGTTGAGTCAGTAATCTCAGATATTCATGGATGTTCACTTCAGTTGTGCCAGCTGGTTAATTCTCTATTACCTTCTTTGACTGGCCGTGCCTGCACTTGTATTGAGGTAAATGGAAAGtaattaattttcttgttattgCTTTTTGTGGCCCTAATTTGTCTTCTGCGTCCAACTCATCTGCGATTTTCTACTTCCTGCAGAAACTCCACGTCGTAAATTATGAGCTAATGTTCGATTTTGTAAAGGAGATTGCCATGGAGCTTACTAATACAAGCGCAGCAAGTCCTGAGAACCTGTTGAAACTATCGAGTACATTGAGTCTGTCAACAAACCTGGAATTGTACATGGAAGCTGTTTCCCTTGAGAATATCAGAACAAGGGCACTACGAAGTGAGAATCGTAAAGAACTGGATCTTGCTGAGCAGATGATTCCACTGGTCAACTATATGCATGAGCGCCTTCTCAGGGATACACAATTGCTTAGCATCAACGGGGTGCCTATTCCTGCTGATTTTTGCTGTCCGCTTTCCTCGGAGCTGATGTCTGATCCAGTTATTGTAGCGTCTGGTCAGACCTATGAGCGGGTTTATATCAAGTTGTGGCTTGATGAGGGTTTTACTATCTGCCCAAAGACACGCCAAAGACTTGGTCACTCCAATTTAATTCCTAATTATACTGTGAAAGCTTTGATAGCTAACTGGTGTGAATCGCACGACATTAGGCTACCTGATCCTATGAAATCCTTGAAGTTGAATTTCCCCTCAGCTGCCACCTCTTTTCAGGATTTGAGCGCTGCAGGCAGCAGTCCTCTACATTCTAGTGCCGTCTCTAGGGCTAATATTCCTGGATCCCCAGAAACTGATGGGTATTTGAGAAACTTTAATGGAGCATCTCCTCCCCATAGTGTGGTCCATCAGAACTCTCATGTGCATGTCAACCGTTCTGGTCATGAGGTCTCGACAAGTCAATCTTCAGAAAATGCAAATGGTTCCGCACCAGATGTATCAAGGTTATCCCTATCAAGTTCTGAAGCAAGAGAGTCTAATTTGGAAGGAAGACGTGCTGGTTCGATTGGACAAACTTCAGAACAGTCTACAGAGGAAGCATTTCAATCTTCTAATTTGGACAGGGATCTGCAGGACAACGTGGCCAGTTCTTCAAGGAATGGTAGTCTTCCAAATAGTGGTCAACTTGATGGGGAATGTGACAATGGGGTGACAAGAGTTCCAAGCGATAGGATGAATTACAGTAGTGATGCATCTGGAGAGGTTACAGATGGTGGTGCGCCTGTAGCCTCTTCTGTTCCTCAAAGGGAACCTTCAATCCCTTCAAGACTGGGTGATGTCCGCACTAGAGGCCAATTTGCCAGGAGGCAAGCATCGGATAGGGGTTTCCCCAGAATAATATCTTCCTCGTCGATGGATGCACGGAGTGATCTTTCTGCCATCGAGAATCAGGTCCGGAAGCTGATTGAGGATTTGAAAAGTGATTCTGTAGATGTTCAGAGGTCAGCAGCATCAGAGATTCGCCTTTTAGCTAAGCATAACATGGAGAACAGGATTGTCATTGCAAACTGTGGGGCTGTAAACTTGCTGGTTGGTCTTCTTCATTCACCAGATGCCGAAACCCAAGAACATGCTGTGACAGCTCTTCTGAATTTGTCAATCAATGACAACAATAAAATTGCAATTGCAAGTGCTGATGCTGTTGATCCTCTCATTCACGTCCTTGAGACAGGGAACCCTGAAGCTAAAGAGAATTCAGCAGCTACTCTATTCAGTCTCTCAGTTATTGAAGAAAACAAAGTAAGGATCGGACGATCCGGTGCCATCAAGCCTCTTGTAGACTTACTAGGAAATGGTACTCCTCGAGGAAAGAAAGATGCAGCTACTGCGTTGTTTAACTTGTCCATACTTCATGAGAACAAGGCTCGCATTGTCCAAGCTGATGCTGTGAGGCACCTAGTTGAGCTTATGGATCCTGCTGCTGGAATGGTCGACAAAGCTGTGGCTGTGTTGGCAAATCTTGCTACGATACCAGAAGGGAGGACTGCGATTGGGCAGGCACGTGGTATTCCAGCCCTTGTTGAAGTTGTTGAATTGGGTTCTGCTAGGGGGAAGGAGAATGCTGCTGCTGCGTTGCTTCAGCTCTGTACAAACAGCAACAGATTTTGCAGTATAGTTCTTCAAGAGGGTGCTGTGCCCCCTTTAGTTGCCCTTTCACAGTCGGGAACACCGCGAGCAAGAGAAAAGGTTCGCTGCTTCCCTTCATATTTCCTATAGAATTACAAAAATGCAGTAGGCACTTCTAAATCATTATGCTAAGGTTGATATAGCATCACCGCACATTTTGATTTTGCTCTGTGTTTTGCAGGCACAAGCTCTTCTCAGCTACTTCCGCAGCCAAAGACATGGGAATTCAGCAAGGAGATGACCTTCCCAGAAATTTTTTGTAGTGTACATTAATGTCTCCTTTGATCTCTCGTCGCAACTGGGCTCCTGTTGTTCATTGGCAGTGCTGGAGGCCCTAGAATTATGTACTGCCCTGTGCCCAACTGTTTATAGATTGAGATTGTTCTGCATCTCATGCCATGATGCAAGTGTTGTGGGCGGCGGGTGTTGTCTGTTGAGATGgtgtgttttgttttttttcggAGGATTTTTCTTTTGTATAGCTTGTCCATTGTAGCAGCTTACCTATTATTCACCGAGATTTTGTGTTGTATATGCTATTAGCTGTGGCATACTGATTGTTCGATGCTTGCAAAAGTTAATATTGTTATGTACCAAATAAGCCTTGCTCGCATTGTTGGATGCTTTGTTCTCTTTCATAAAGTTCCGTGGTTCCGAGTCTCCTTTCTACCGTGTAATTTAACGTTGCCTGATGTGCCTGAATGACAGTCTGTTGTAAGTCTATGGCATGCTAGATTCGAACACATTTGGATTACTGTATATGGATAGCCACAAAGTGATGCAGGATATGATAGTTATCTGATGTGCGGCGAAGCAAGGTTTACAGCAGTCGCTAGTAAAAAAAGAGTAAAAGTTTTGTGTAGCAGAAGCAGAATCTAGTGAGCAATTGCTTAGGCGAGCAAGAGATCCAAGCAGATAAACAAGCGTCTACAGAAGCTAGCGCAAGGTGATGTAGTTACTGTCTCCAGCAGCATCAGATCCTAACCAGACTATGAAAACTGAATGCGGACACCGGCTCAGATCTGCCACTTCGCCATCGCCTTAAGCTGCTGCAAAAGCAAAATGCAAGCAACAGCTTTGGCATTCGCTTCTCCTTGGTACTGGTACAAGCAACGCACGTGAGAAAGAACTCCAGCAGCCATTGTTTGAAactgctctctctttctcttgatTTGTATATGTACAACTACAACATTATATTCCTGACACAAGAACCTAAAGTTATACACATAAA
Protein-coding regions in this window:
- the LOC133895673 gene encoding U-box domain-containing protein 4-like, with product MENFSPTTLLNSISHLGVLTSDGLATRSKPIQKYCQNVYDISSIVKPLVEDLCKSPEEQLNEVLRELDTAINEASGLIGNWHQTTSKIYFGWQVESVISDIHGCSLQLCQLVNSLLPSLTGRACTCIEKLHVVNYELMFDFVKEIAMELTNTSAASPENLLKLSSTLSLSTNLELYMEAVSLENIRTRALRSENRKELDLAEQMIPLVNYMHERLLRDTQLLSINGVPIPADFCCPLSSELMSDPVIVASGQTYERVYIKLWLDEGFTICPKTRQRLGHSNLIPNYTVKALIANWCESHDIRLPDPMKSLKLNFPSAATSFQDLSAAGSSPLHSSAVSRANIPGSPETDGYLRNFNGASPPHSVVHQNSHVHVNRSGHEVSTSQSSENANGSAPDVSRLSLSSSEARESNLEGRRAGSIGQTSEQSTEEAFQSSNLDRDLQDNVASSSRNGSLPNSGQLDGECDNGVTRVPSDRMNYSSDASGEVTDGGAPVASSVPQREPSIPSRLGDVRTRGQFARRQASDRGFPRIISSSSMDARSDLSAIENQVRKLIEDLKSDSVDVQRSAASEIRLLAKHNMENRIVIANCGAVNLLVGLLHSPDAETQEHAVTALLNLSINDNNKIAIASADAVDPLIHVLETGNPEAKENSAATLFSLSVIEENKVRIGRSGAIKPLVDLLGNGTPRGKKDAATALFNLSILHENKARIVQADAVRHLVELMDPAAGMVDKAVAVLANLATIPEGRTAIGQARGIPALVEVVELGSARGKENAAAALLQLCTNSNRFCSIVLQEGAVPPLVALSQSGTPRAREKAQALLSYFRSQRHGNSARR